GAAGTTTTGCTAAGTATTAACAATGGTAATTTAATTGTAAATCCTGGTAAAAATAATCTAAAGCGTAATAATCAAGGATTTATTAGAGATGTAATAGGAGACTTGATCATCTATAAAAAAGGGAATTTTAGAGACAAATTTGTTGATCAAATGAGAAGTGAAATACAAAAACTAAATGGACAGAATCTTGCCCAGATGTTAATTAAACAAAATGCACATCAATTTATTTCTAACAAAACAAGAGTTAGCCAAAAAAATGCGATTGCTTTAATTAACAATGCCTCTGGAAGAATTGATGGTAAAATTAATCAACAGGGACTAAGAGTTTCTCTACGTTTGAAATAAATACTCTTATCAAAAGTGCGTCTTTACCCAAATTGCAAATATAACTTAGGGCGATCGCACTTTTTAAATAAGCTGAGATTTTATTGCGATCGCTTTGGTAAAATAGCATAAATCATCATTGCTGATGCCATAAGGAATGACAAGATTCATTCATGACCAATTTTCCAAGGACTACCTAGAAGAACTCCTCAAACCATTCGGAACAGTTCAAGCACCAAGTCGAGTCGCAGCCGAAGTCAAAGAAATAGACGTGTTATTCACACCAATTCCCAACCAAACAGCTAATTTAGCCACATTGGGAATATTAGGCAGAATGGCCACAACACCAGCCATCTTTGAACCCTTTCGCAACCCTGCATCAATAGACGAAATAGGCGATTGTATCTCTAAATTATTAGAAATCAAAAGCGCAATCCAACGAGAAGCAAAACGCAATAAAATTAAAATACCAGAAGCAGAAATTCCTCAACTGTGGATACTCACACCCACAGCCTCCAAAAATATCATTTCTGGGTATGGTGGGCAACTAAAATTAGATTGGGGAGATGGAGTATACTTTTTACCCAAGTATTTCCGTACAACTATAGTTGCAATTCATCAGTTACCATCTATTCCCGGAACACTATGGCTGAGAATACTAGGACGTGGTAAGGTACAGCAGCAAGCAATTGATGAATTAGTCACACTCCCAATCACTCACCCATTCAAAAGAGTGACGCTAGAATTACTCTATAGCCTGCAACAAAATTTGCGAATTAACCAGAATATCGAAACAGATGATCGGGAGTTAGTGATGAGATTAGCACCACTGTATCAGGAAGATAGAGAACGCGCTAGACAAGAAGGTTTAGAACAAGGTTTACAACAGGGAGAACAACAACTAATTCTGCGCCAGTTAAATCGGCGGTTGGGAGAAATCGATATATCTTTAATCAAGCAAATTCAAGGATTATCTATTGAACAATTGGAATTGCTGGGAGAAGCATTATTAGATTTTGCCACAGTGGCAGATTTAGAAGCTTGGTTAAGCCAACAACAAGATACAACCAATCAGTAAACTATTAATTCTGATCAAGTTGGAGCGATCGCACTCTACAATCATGCAGTATTTCTGAGAGCGATCGCTCTATACAAGCTCTTCTTTAGGATTTGTGATGCTAAACAATGAAATAAAAAGGTAAAGAACCGTAGAAAAGGTATCAACTAATAACCATAAGCCTTGTTGCTAATCAAACCTTTTGGATACGCTCAGAATTAGGTGCTTGTTGACTTGGGCATAGATTATTATTTTGGCATAACAAGTACTGAAAAGCCTTATATATTTAGTTATGTTACCTAAACCCAAGCGATATTGGACACCCCAGCACTGGGCAAGTTGGAAGCCATTTGGCATTGGCGAACAGTATCCCAATAACTATTGGGAAGTATCGCTTTTTCCTTTAAAATCAAGCCTTTGAGCATCTCTGCAATTACATACTACTCATTTGCTACTCATATTGATTATTTTTAACCCTGTTTTTGGCGATCGCAGTGAGCGATCGCGCTACTCAGATGCTACTCATTTTGGAAACTGACTAGAGTGAATCCCCAGAGAGTTAGTACTCATCATCTCGGAGAATAAAGCCGGACTCCCTGTTGAGAAAGCCAGAAAGCTGCTTTATCAGCCCCTTAAGCCGATTGAATTTATGTTCTAATTGCGTATCAAAGGTATGTATCCGGTAGTCGTAGTGTTCCTTTCTACCTTCGTACTCGGTTAGATGAACGTCAAGATTTTTCTCAATCGTGTACAGCCGTCCGTTAACGCTGTCTTTAAGCTGGTCAACCGCAGATAGAACATTTGTCTCAACCCTTGTAATCCTGGCGTTGATGTTGGATTCTACTTGAGCGAGTCTGTAGACAGCGCCAAACAACATAAATAACAGAGAAAAAACAGTCAAAGCATTATTAATATCAATTTTCATACTTATTCCGGTGGCGGCGCGGGCGGATTTATTTGAGCGTAAATAGCATCAGCGATATTTTGAAAACTTGCTAATAATTCTGGAGTTGGTGAAAATATCGTTTCGCCGCCTGGCTCGGAATTGATAGTAATTCCGTTCTCGTCTACCCAATCAATTTTCCATAAAATCTCAAGGTTCAGTGTAGATAAATCACCAGAAACATTACCTTGAATTCGCCATATTCGAGGTACTTTTTGAAATGTTATTGTTTGAAACATTTTAAGTATTTAATCTAAACATTGACCATTCAAGATTTGTACCACCACTAGCAGTTGCTTTTGTGGATGTGGTGGAATTTTCTTGATAAGTTTCAACTCTTACGGTATCGCCTGCATTTAAAAGCAAAAGTGTAGAGCCGCCTGCATACCCTTTATCGTCGGCAGAGCCTCTAGCGTCATCAAGTCTAAAACTTGTCGAATTGACAATGACGGATAGCAGATGCCGTCGTACATTTTCGCCACTGTAGCTACATCTGGC
The sequence above is a segment of the Aulosira sp. FACHB-615 genome. Coding sequences within it:
- a CDS encoding DUF4351 domain-containing protein produces the protein MTRFIHDQFSKDYLEELLKPFGTVQAPSRVAAEVKEIDVLFTPIPNQTANLATLGILGRMATTPAIFEPFRNPASIDEIGDCISKLLEIKSAIQREAKRNKIKIPEAEIPQLWILTPTASKNIISGYGGQLKLDWGDGVYFLPKYFRTTIVAIHQLPSIPGTLWLRILGRGKVQQQAIDELVTLPITHPFKRVTLELLYSLQQNLRINQNIETDDRELVMRLAPLYQEDRERARQEGLEQGLQQGEQQLILRQLNRRLGEIDISLIKQIQGLSIEQLELLGEALLDFATVADLEAWLSQQQDTTNQ
- a CDS encoding C1q-like domain-containing protein, which produces MPLTIPFNATGLNKPTLIVRRVAAQNISHATSTKIMWDTVVNDSANGYSISTGLFTVGLTNSGIYFCTARCSYSGENVRRHLLSVIVNSTSFRLDDARGSADDKGYAGGSTLLLLNAGDTVRVETYQENSTTSTKATASGGTNLEWSMFRLNT